The Corallococcus soli genome includes a window with the following:
- a CDS encoding HAD family hydrolase, with amino-acid sequence MCVAVPVQALAADPLPSWNDGPVKQSIIDFVTRSTTEGSPGFIPPEERIATFDNDGTLWQEQPVVQGVFLKEQVEALVKEDASLARKQPFKAVLEGDLALLSTMDEPELMALFAATHKGKTQEAFAAEARAFFQSARHPKFGAPYTQLAYAPMLELLQYLRAHGFQTWISSGGGTDFMRVISEDTYGIPPQQVIGSDLRVRFDDGGGHAVLRREAKVDHVNDKAGKPVGIGQHIGLRPVFAAGNVRSGGDIQMLQYTKEQPRPGFTLLINHDDAEREFAYQEKDDASLKAARVGGWTVVSMRQDWKRIFPEGR; translated from the coding sequence TTGTGCGTCGCGGTCCCGGTCCAGGCGCTCGCGGCGGATCCGCTGCCTTCCTGGAATGACGGCCCGGTGAAGCAGTCCATCATCGACTTCGTCACCCGCTCCACCACGGAGGGCAGCCCTGGCTTCATCCCTCCGGAAGAGCGGATCGCCACCTTCGACAACGACGGCACGCTCTGGCAGGAGCAGCCCGTCGTGCAGGGTGTCTTCCTGAAGGAGCAGGTGGAGGCGTTGGTGAAGGAGGACGCCTCGCTCGCGCGCAAGCAGCCCTTCAAGGCCGTGCTGGAGGGGGATCTGGCGCTGCTGTCGACGATGGACGAGCCTGAGCTGATGGCACTGTTCGCGGCCACCCACAAGGGCAAGACGCAGGAGGCCTTCGCCGCCGAGGCGCGCGCCTTCTTCCAGTCCGCCCGGCACCCGAAGTTCGGCGCGCCGTACACGCAGCTTGCCTATGCGCCCATGCTGGAGCTGCTCCAGTACCTGCGCGCCCATGGCTTCCAGACGTGGATCAGCTCCGGCGGCGGCACCGACTTCATGCGCGTCATCTCCGAGGACACCTACGGCATCCCGCCCCAGCAGGTCATCGGCAGCGACCTGAGGGTGCGCTTCGACGACGGGGGCGGCCACGCGGTGCTGCGGCGCGAGGCGAAGGTGGACCACGTCAACGACAAGGCGGGCAAGCCGGTGGGCATCGGGCAGCACATCGGCCTCCGGCCGGTGTTCGCGGCGGGAAACGTCCGCTCGGGCGGGGACATCCAGATGCTCCAGTACACGAAGGAGCAGCCGCGTCCGGGCTTCACCCTGCTCATCAACCACGACGACGCGGAGCGCGAGTTCGCCTACCAGGAGAAGGACGACGCCTCGCTGAAGGCCGCGCGCGTGGGCGGCTGGACGGTGGTCAGCATGCGCCAGGACTGGAAGCGCATCTTCCCGGAGGGGCGCTGA
- a CDS encoding bile acid:sodium symporter family protein — MHVLHAIIGFLVSSFIVALGLTQGLAWHLEDLGRGVRQPAFKRGLLVSLVGVPVLSVLMAKALPLQPVAASVIALMAFCPGLPMSLNVISHQKGNLPLALALSITLSLIAIVMMPLSLALLERLFQLAIQPPSYDVLLSRVILPFLVPFTLGIGLQRLSPVWARRLLKPAKLYFNVALAVAVLLMIAASIPLLRQHLSPWVYVAMLVVTLGAAAMGHVAGRPRPQDRTALAISAVFGNPAFAFCLGGSTYPMKDLLGVMGLYLVLRTLALLPYQIWNKRHQASEHGGGPSLPSGRRVHA; from the coding sequence ATGCACGTCCTGCACGCCATCATCGGCTTCCTGGTGTCGAGCTTCATCGTCGCGCTGGGGTTGACCCAGGGGCTGGCGTGGCACCTGGAGGACCTGGGCCGGGGCGTGCGTCAGCCGGCGTTCAAGCGCGGGCTGCTGGTGTCGCTGGTGGGGGTGCCGGTGCTGTCCGTGCTCATGGCCAAGGCGCTGCCCCTTCAACCCGTCGCGGCGAGCGTCATCGCGTTGATGGCGTTCTGCCCGGGGCTGCCCATGTCTCTCAACGTCATCTCCCACCAGAAGGGGAACCTGCCGTTGGCCCTGGCGCTGTCCATCACCCTGTCGCTCATCGCCATCGTGATGATGCCGCTGTCGCTGGCCTTGCTGGAGAGGCTGTTCCAGCTGGCCATCCAGCCGCCGTCGTACGACGTGCTCCTGTCCAGGGTCATCCTCCCGTTCCTCGTGCCCTTCACGCTGGGGATTGGACTCCAGAGACTGTCGCCCGTCTGGGCGCGGCGGCTGCTCAAGCCCGCGAAGCTCTACTTCAACGTCGCGCTGGCCGTCGCCGTGCTGTTGATGATCGCCGCCAGCATCCCGCTGTTGAGGCAGCACCTCTCCCCGTGGGTCTACGTCGCGATGCTCGTGGTGACGCTGGGGGCGGCGGCGATGGGCCACGTGGCGGGGAGGCCCCGGCCCCAGGACCGCACGGCGCTGGCCATCTCCGCGGTGTTCGGCAATCCGGCCTTCGCCTTCTGCCTGGGCGGCAGCACCTACCCGATGAAGGACCTGCTGGGCGTCATGGGGCTGTACCTGGTGCTGCGCACGTTGGCGCTGCTGCCGTATCAAATCTGGAACAAGCGCCACCAGGCCTCCGAGCATGGCGGCGGACCGTCGCTGCCTTCGGGCCGGCGGGTCCACGCTTGA
- a CDS encoding SulP family inorganic anion transporter, which translates to MKVSSATLGHALRRALPGAEQARTYQRRWLRADVLAALTVGAMLIPQGLAYAQIVGVRPVAGLYAGIFAMLAYALFGPSRHLLLGPEAGAAILTATALAPVVAGGGPERLASLAALLALMVGGISLLGGLCRAGALADFLSRPILIGYVNGAALIIIGSQLARMLGLERKSNAFTGQLREVASNVGRTHVPTLLLGLGIIAALVAMRRFLPRWPAPLVMVVLTTLAASVLELEQGGIKVVGSISAEAPALGLPSVGFADFRALLPAALSLALVNYASSVLTGRIYADRFGYRLNANQEFFGQAAANLVTGLTQGFPVTGSDSRTAVNASMKGHTQLVGVGAAVVVLVFTLFFTPLLAKLPLVTLGAIVIVAAVYLLEVQPITRLWRVRPVEAVLAVVTMLGVLLLGILQGILIAVALALVDLIRRAAHPHDAVLGEREGVPGWHDVEGHADAETVPGLVVYRFDAPLFFANARFLREQVRKLVAESRAPVKWFVLDASSVFDLDVTAAEGLEKLRHELEEEGIVFVVAQARAPMRSMLRRSGLRSLFGKERFFPTVGAAVRAFLAEEGPREPVAEADLRPPPVH; encoded by the coding sequence ATGAAGGTGTCTTCGGCCACGCTTGGCCACGCCCTGCGGCGTGCGCTTCCTGGCGCCGAGCAGGCGCGGACGTATCAGCGACGGTGGCTGCGCGCGGACGTGCTGGCCGCGCTCACCGTGGGGGCCATGCTCATCCCGCAGGGGTTGGCGTACGCGCAGATCGTCGGTGTGCGCCCCGTGGCCGGACTGTACGCGGGCATCTTCGCGATGCTGGCCTACGCGTTGTTCGGCCCGTCGCGCCACCTGCTGCTGGGGCCGGAGGCGGGCGCCGCCATCCTCACCGCGACCGCGCTGGCCCCCGTGGTCGCGGGGGGAGGCCCGGAGCGGCTGGCGTCGCTCGCGGCCCTGCTGGCGCTGATGGTGGGTGGCATCAGCCTTCTTGGCGGGCTGTGCCGGGCGGGGGCGCTCGCGGACTTCCTGTCGCGGCCCATCCTCATCGGCTACGTCAACGGCGCGGCGCTCATCATCATCGGCAGTCAGCTGGCGCGGATGCTGGGACTGGAGCGCAAGTCGAACGCGTTCACGGGGCAGCTCCGGGAGGTGGCGTCCAACGTGGGTCGCACGCACGTGCCCACGCTGCTGTTGGGCCTGGGCATCATCGCGGCGCTGGTGGCGATGCGGCGCTTCCTGCCCCGCTGGCCCGCGCCGCTGGTGATGGTGGTGCTCACCACGCTGGCGGCCTCGGTGCTCGAACTGGAGCAAGGGGGCATCAAGGTGGTGGGCAGCATCTCCGCGGAGGCGCCTGCCCTTGGGTTGCCGTCGGTGGGCTTCGCGGACTTCCGCGCGCTGCTGCCGGCGGCGCTCAGCCTCGCGCTGGTGAACTACGCGAGCTCCGTGCTCACGGGCCGCATCTACGCGGACCGGTTCGGCTACCGCCTGAACGCCAACCAGGAGTTCTTCGGGCAGGCGGCGGCGAACCTGGTGACGGGCCTCACGCAGGGGTTCCCGGTGACGGGCAGCGATTCGCGCACGGCGGTGAACGCGTCCATGAAGGGGCACACGCAGCTGGTGGGCGTGGGCGCGGCGGTGGTGGTGCTGGTGTTCACCCTCTTCTTCACGCCGCTGCTGGCGAAGCTGCCGCTGGTGACGCTGGGGGCCATCGTCATCGTCGCGGCCGTGTACCTGCTGGAGGTGCAGCCCATCACCCGGCTGTGGCGGGTGCGGCCGGTGGAGGCGGTGCTCGCGGTGGTGACGATGCTGGGCGTGCTGCTGCTGGGCATCTTGCAGGGCATCCTCATCGCGGTGGCGCTGGCGCTGGTGGACCTCATCCGCCGCGCGGCCCACCCCCACGACGCCGTCCTGGGCGAGCGCGAGGGCGTGCCCGGCTGGCATGACGTGGAGGGCCACGCGGACGCGGAGACGGTGCCCGGGCTGGTCGTCTACCGCTTCGACGCGCCCCTCTTCTTCGCCAACGCCCGGTTCCTGCGCGAACAGGTGCGCAAGCTGGTGGCGGAGTCCCGCGCCCCGGTGAAGTGGTTCGTCCTGGATGCGTCCTCCGTGTTCGACCTGGACGTCACCGCGGCGGAGGGGCTGGAGAAGCTGCGGCACGAACTGGAGGAAGAAGGCATCGTGTTCGTGGTGGCGCAGGCCCGCGCGCCGATGCGCTCGATGCTGCGGCGCTCGGGGCTGCGGTCCCTGTTCGGCAAGGAGCGCTTCTTTCCTACCGTGGGCGCGGCCGTGCGGGCCTTCCTGGCGGAGGAGGGGCCCCGGGAGCCTGTCGCGGAGGCGGACCTCCGGCCTCCTCCGGTGCACTGA
- a CDS encoding threonine/serine ThrE exporter family protein yields MPVDEEAASAFLLDLARALHLAYQPSLLVEARVKRAARAWGLQVEVFTLQSLAMTEVLSSRRPRVAFARLPFNPHWNLGRAAALLRLADGIAEGGVRLPEARAELDRLLASHLPYPEWLVFLAYGVYGAAVTARVGGAWLEMGVAFVVGVLAGVIHFGTLRSQRLDLQKSFVAAFLGTLVAFGFTLVLPSFDALRALFGGATLLVPAMVVTLGSLELAMESVEAGLPRLTYGLLRFMMMGVGIAAAGTLWSFAWPLPTHFVVQALPPLVTLALVGVGGVALSVCMSGRPRDVGWIVGGVLLAYATQALAKAVLGDRGSPLVSAFVLGVAGLLYGRGKDRMPMTIIMPGLLQLAPGFVGTQAIVALLGAGSAGANARLFDVLLVALQLVLGLVFASVVVPPRFPVNREDPVPPRAGSA; encoded by the coding sequence GTGCCGGTGGACGAGGAGGCCGCGTCGGCCTTCCTGCTCGACCTCGCGCGGGCCCTGCACCTGGCCTACCAGCCGTCGCTCCTGGTGGAGGCGCGCGTGAAGCGGGCCGCGAGGGCCTGGGGGCTCCAGGTGGAGGTCTTCACGCTCCAGAGCCTGGCGATGACGGAGGTGCTGTCCTCACGGCGTCCGCGTGTGGCCTTCGCGCGGTTGCCCTTCAACCCGCACTGGAACCTGGGCCGGGCCGCGGCGCTGCTGCGGCTGGCGGACGGCATCGCGGAAGGGGGCGTGCGGCTGCCCGAGGCCCGCGCGGAGCTGGACCGCCTCCTGGCGTCCCATCTGCCATATCCCGAGTGGCTCGTGTTCCTGGCGTACGGTGTCTACGGCGCGGCGGTCACCGCCCGGGTGGGTGGGGCGTGGCTGGAGATGGGCGTGGCGTTCGTGGTGGGTGTCCTCGCGGGCGTCATCCACTTCGGCACGCTGCGCTCGCAGCGCCTGGATTTGCAGAAGAGCTTCGTGGCGGCGTTCCTGGGCACGCTGGTGGCGTTTGGGTTCACGCTCGTCCTGCCGTCGTTCGACGCCTTGCGAGCCTTGTTCGGGGGCGCGACGTTGCTCGTGCCCGCGATGGTGGTGACGCTGGGCTCGCTGGAGCTGGCCATGGAGTCGGTGGAGGCAGGGCTGCCCAGGCTCACCTATGGCCTGCTGCGCTTCATGATGATGGGGGTGGGCATCGCGGCGGCGGGGACGCTCTGGAGCTTCGCCTGGCCATTGCCGACCCACTTCGTGGTGCAGGCGTTGCCTCCGCTCGTCACGCTGGCGCTGGTGGGGGTGGGCGGCGTGGCGCTCTCGGTGTGCATGTCCGGACGGCCGCGCGACGTGGGGTGGATCGTCGGCGGGGTGCTGCTCGCGTACGCGACGCAGGCCCTGGCGAAGGCGGTGCTCGGGGACCGGGGCAGCCCGCTGGTGTCCGCGTTCGTGCTGGGCGTGGCGGGGCTGCTCTACGGGCGCGGGAAGGACCGGATGCCGATGACGATCATCATGCCGGGGCTGTTGCAACTGGCGCCGGGGTTCGTGGGCACGCAGGCCATCGTCGCGCTGCTGGGCGCGGGGAGCGCGGGCGCGAACGCCCGGCTGTTCGACGTGCTGCTGGTGGCGCTCCAGCTCGTGCTGGGTCTGGTGTTCGCCTCGGTGGTGGTGCCGCCGCGCTTCCCGGTGAACCGGGAGGACCCGGTTCCCCCGCGCGCTGGCAGCGCATAG
- a CDS encoding formylglycine-generating enzyme family protein translates to MAQDAGPTTDTSQRPGRAPSPDMVWIPGGTYWMGSDHHYPEEAPAHQVTVSGFWMDKYTVTNEQFARFVEATGYVTVAQRPLDPADYPGASPETLVPGSLVFHKTQGPVDLGNVANWWSYVPEACWKHPEGRRSSVKHRRDHPVVHIAYEDAEAYATWAGKALPTEAEWERAARGGLDRNEFCWGNDFTPGGEHRANTWQGYFPWQNLREDGHEGTCPVSAFPPNGYGLHQMAGNVWEWTSDWFQERHQGNKGKACCIPVNPRGPATPKDSQDPFTPAVPIPRRVLKGGSHLCAPNYCRRYRPAARSPQAVDSGASHIGFRCIVRPPSP, encoded by the coding sequence GTGGCTCAGGACGCCGGGCCCACCACCGACACCTCACAGCGTCCCGGCCGCGCCCCCTCCCCGGACATGGTCTGGATTCCCGGCGGCACGTACTGGATGGGCTCCGACCACCACTATCCGGAGGAGGCCCCCGCCCATCAGGTGACCGTCTCCGGCTTCTGGATGGACAAGTACACCGTGACCAACGAGCAGTTCGCCCGCTTCGTGGAGGCCACCGGCTACGTCACCGTCGCGCAGCGCCCGCTCGACCCGGCGGACTACCCTGGCGCGTCCCCGGAGACGCTCGTCCCCGGCTCGCTCGTGTTCCACAAGACGCAGGGGCCCGTGGACCTGGGCAACGTGGCGAACTGGTGGAGCTACGTCCCCGAAGCTTGCTGGAAGCACCCGGAGGGCCGCCGCTCCTCCGTGAAACACCGCCGCGACCACCCCGTCGTGCACATCGCCTACGAGGACGCGGAGGCCTATGCCACCTGGGCCGGCAAGGCCCTCCCCACCGAAGCGGAGTGGGAGCGCGCCGCGCGCGGTGGCCTGGACCGCAACGAGTTCTGCTGGGGCAATGACTTCACGCCCGGCGGCGAACACCGCGCCAACACCTGGCAGGGCTACTTCCCCTGGCAGAACCTGCGCGAGGACGGCCACGAAGGCACCTGCCCCGTCAGCGCCTTCCCTCCCAATGGCTACGGCCTCCACCAGATGGCCGGCAATGTCTGGGAATGGACCTCCGACTGGTTCCAGGAGCGCCATCAGGGCAACAAGGGCAAGGCGTGCTGCATCCCCGTCAACCCGCGCGGCCCCGCCACGCCCAAGGACAGCCAGGATCCCTTCACGCCCGCCGTCCCCATTCCCCGCCGCGTCCTCAAGGGCGGCAGCCACCTGTGCGCGCCCAACTACTGCCGCCGCTACCGCCCCGCCGCGCGCTCGCCCCAGGCCGTGGACAGCGGGGCCAGCCACATCGGCTTCCGCTGCATCGTGCGTCCGCCCTCGCCGTAG
- a CDS encoding arylsulfatase yields MATAGKKSTGNGNGHGKHGKRKPNILVIWGDDIGFWNISAYNQGMMGYKTPNIDRIAKEGALMTDCYGQQSCTAGRAAFITGMNPLRTGLTTIGMPGAKYGLQDSDPTIAEMLKPLGYTCGHFGKNHLGDSNPYLPTMHGFDEFFGNLYHLNAENEPECPDYPKDPAFKERFGPRGVLHSYATDRNDVTEDPRWGLVGKQRIEDTGALTKKRMETVDGEFLKGTLDFMERAVKEDKPFFLWHNTTRCHVWTYLQEKYQNATGHGLYADAMRELDDIVGALLAKLDELGIADNTMVVFSSDNGVQKMGWPDGGNSPFRGEKGSTWEGGVRVPCVVRWPGVVEPGRVINDIFAHEDWMPTMVAAAGGPTDLVEKCKQGHKVGDKTFKVHLDGYDQNALLAGTAPGNRHEFIYVLDSGNLAAVRYNDWKIIFSYQDGEGPDMWFSGKRFSPAWPYLINLRSDPFEYGPHSGMYTQWYGERMFTFVPAQMLVKQFAESLIEFLPSQAPGSLSIGPMKDRVKEKMKEARKQESQPSIGDQVMSLANEVEQFIHRFQQSHT; encoded by the coding sequence ATGGCGACCGCAGGCAAGAAGTCCACGGGCAACGGCAACGGGCACGGCAAGCACGGGAAGCGCAAACCCAACATCCTGGTCATCTGGGGTGACGACATCGGCTTCTGGAACATCAGCGCCTACAACCAGGGGATGATGGGCTACAAGACACCCAACATCGACCGCATCGCGAAGGAAGGCGCGTTGATGACGGACTGCTACGGCCAGCAGAGCTGCACCGCGGGCCGGGCGGCGTTCATCACGGGCATGAACCCGCTGCGCACGGGGCTCACCACCATCGGCATGCCGGGGGCGAAGTACGGCCTCCAGGACTCCGACCCCACCATCGCGGAGATGCTCAAGCCGCTGGGCTACACCTGTGGCCACTTCGGCAAGAACCACCTGGGCGACTCCAACCCCTACCTGCCGACGATGCACGGGTTCGACGAGTTCTTCGGCAATCTCTACCACCTGAACGCGGAGAACGAGCCGGAGTGCCCCGACTACCCGAAGGACCCGGCCTTCAAGGAGCGCTTCGGGCCTCGCGGCGTGCTGCACTCGTACGCCACCGACCGCAACGACGTGACCGAGGACCCGCGCTGGGGGCTCGTGGGCAAGCAGCGCATCGAGGACACCGGCGCGCTGACGAAGAAGCGCATGGAGACGGTGGACGGTGAGTTCCTCAAGGGGACGCTGGACTTCATGGAGCGCGCGGTGAAGGAGGACAAGCCGTTCTTCCTCTGGCACAACACCACGCGCTGCCACGTCTGGACCTACCTCCAGGAGAAGTACCAGAACGCGACGGGCCATGGGCTCTACGCGGACGCGATGCGGGAGCTGGACGACATCGTCGGGGCGCTGCTGGCGAAGCTGGACGAGCTGGGCATCGCGGACAACACGATGGTGGTGTTCTCCAGCGACAACGGAGTGCAGAAGATGGGTTGGCCGGACGGCGGCAACAGCCCCTTCCGCGGCGAGAAGGGCTCGACGTGGGAGGGCGGCGTGCGCGTGCCGTGCGTGGTGCGCTGGCCGGGCGTGGTGGAGCCGGGGCGCGTCATCAACGACATCTTCGCGCACGAGGACTGGATGCCCACGATGGTGGCGGCGGCGGGCGGCCCCACGGACCTCGTGGAGAAGTGCAAGCAGGGCCACAAGGTGGGGGACAAGACCTTCAAGGTCCACCTGGACGGGTATGACCAGAACGCGCTGCTGGCCGGCACGGCGCCGGGCAACCGGCACGAGTTCATCTACGTGCTCGACAGCGGCAACCTGGCGGCGGTGCGCTACAACGACTGGAAGATCATCTTCAGCTACCAGGACGGCGAAGGCCCGGACATGTGGTTCAGCGGCAAGCGCTTCAGCCCGGCGTGGCCCTACCTCATCAACCTGCGCTCGGACCCGTTCGAGTACGGGCCGCATTCGGGCATGTACACACAGTGGTACGGCGAGCGCATGTTCACGTTCGTGCCCGCGCAGATGCTGGTGAAGCAGTTCGCGGAGAGTCTCATCGAATTCCTGCCCAGCCAGGCCCCGGGCAGCCTGAGCATCGGGCCAATGAAGGATCGCGTGAAGGAGAAGATGAAGGAGGCGCGCAAGCAGGAGAGCCAGCCGAGCATCGGTGACCAGGTGATGTCGCTGGCCAACGAGGTGGAGCAGTTCATCCACCGCTTCCAGCAATCGCACACGTAG
- a CDS encoding aspartate:alanine exchanger family transporter, which yields MRVITRHTALLVGAAALGLAVVAFAQGAPPPGAGQPHPHGVFGRLLNALGQQPFILLFLIVAGGYALGKVQVKGVGLGSTAATLLLGLVVSLWAFQAFHVTYAIPEFTSTVFFNLFIFAIGMKVGPQFIGGLQREGRHLLVLSLLVPLLSSVLVYLSKFVFDLQPGLLAGILSGANTATPGFGAAQSALAGGGVKLPAGATLEAARANLTTSYALLYSISMVLFTVMTKVLPSMFGRDAAVDAKAMEKVLAGEHQSALPGTAESFLRGSMPVDVRVFRVENPEVEGRSLSQLSPQAPRVGIERVLHAGRVYLPEDGLVLHRGDEVAVAGPVGLLMTGPQRIGPEVEDSRLRDIRFETMEIVAHKSDLVGHTLGEIALHEGHGLYLNALFRGGDELPIARDVVIRRGDVLRVTGSRRRLDALQKRVGKVVRPSLVTDIITLALGVALGALLGAITVPVGGVKFSLGSAVGLLIVSIALSILRTHNPALGGPFPEAARELLEDLGLNVFIAILGINAGAGVASAVAGGTLAPILIVGLVAALVPPVIAWMVGQYVMKMNTAVLMGAVAGARCNSAGMRAAQEATGSIIPAIGYPVTFAVSNLLLTLICYLFALMG from the coding sequence ATGCGAGTCATCACACGCCACACCGCCCTGTTGGTGGGCGCGGCGGCCCTGGGGTTGGCGGTCGTCGCCTTCGCCCAGGGCGCGCCTCCGCCCGGCGCGGGCCAGCCCCACCCCCATGGCGTCTTCGGGAGGTTGCTCAACGCCCTGGGCCAGCAGCCCTTCATCCTGCTCTTCCTCATCGTCGCGGGCGGCTATGCGCTGGGCAAGGTGCAGGTGAAGGGCGTGGGGCTGGGCTCCACCGCGGCCACGCTGCTGCTGGGTCTGGTGGTGAGCCTCTGGGCCTTCCAGGCGTTCCACGTCACCTACGCCATCCCGGAGTTCACCAGCACGGTGTTCTTCAACCTCTTCATCTTCGCCATCGGCATGAAGGTGGGGCCGCAGTTCATTGGCGGCCTCCAGCGCGAGGGGCGGCACCTGCTGGTGCTGTCCTTGCTGGTGCCGCTGCTGTCGTCGGTGCTGGTGTACCTGTCGAAGTTCGTCTTCGACCTCCAGCCGGGCCTGCTGGCCGGCATCCTGTCCGGGGCGAACACCGCCACGCCGGGCTTCGGCGCGGCGCAGTCGGCGCTGGCTGGCGGCGGGGTGAAGCTCCCGGCGGGCGCGACGCTGGAGGCGGCCCGCGCGAACCTGACGACGTCCTACGCCCTGCTCTACTCCATCAGCATGGTGCTCTTCACCGTGATGACGAAGGTGCTGCCCAGCATGTTCGGCCGGGACGCGGCGGTGGACGCGAAGGCGATGGAGAAGGTGCTCGCGGGCGAACATCAGTCCGCCCTGCCCGGCACCGCTGAATCCTTCCTCCGGGGCAGCATGCCGGTGGACGTGCGCGTGTTCCGCGTGGAGAACCCGGAGGTGGAGGGCCGCTCGCTTTCGCAGCTGAGCCCGCAGGCCCCACGTGTCGGCATTGAACGGGTGCTGCACGCGGGCCGCGTCTACCTGCCAGAAGACGGCCTGGTGCTGCACCGGGGCGACGAGGTCGCCGTCGCCGGGCCGGTGGGGCTCTTGATGACCGGGCCCCAGCGCATCGGCCCGGAGGTGGAGGACTCGCGGCTGCGCGACATCCGCTTCGAGACGATGGAGATCGTCGCGCACAAGTCGGACCTCGTGGGCCACACCCTGGGGGAGATCGCCCTGCACGAGGGCCACGGCCTCTACCTCAATGCGCTGTTCCGCGGCGGCGACGAGCTGCCCATCGCCCGCGACGTGGTCATCCGCCGGGGCGACGTGCTGCGCGTCACCGGCAGCCGCCGGCGCCTGGACGCGCTCCAGAAGCGCGTGGGCAAGGTGGTGCGCCCCAGCCTGGTGACGGACATCATCACCCTGGCGCTGGGCGTGGCGCTGGGCGCGCTCCTGGGCGCGATCACCGTGCCCGTGGGCGGGGTGAAGTTCAGCCTGGGCTCCGCGGTGGGCCTGCTCATCGTGAGCATCGCGCTGAGCATCCTGCGCACCCACAACCCGGCCCTGGGCGGGCCCTTCCCGGAGGCGGCGCGCGAGCTGTTGGAGGACCTGGGCCTCAACGTCTTCATCGCCATCCTGGGCATCAACGCGGGCGCGGGCGTGGCGAGCGCCGTCGCGGGGGGCACCCTGGCGCCCATCCTCATCGTCGGCCTCGTCGCCGCGCTGGTGCCGCCCGTCATCGCGTGGATGGTGGGCCAGTACGTGATGAAGATGAACACGGCGGTGCTCATGGGCGCCGTCGCGGGCGCGCGCTGCAACAGCGCCGGCATGCGCGCCGCGCAGGAGGCCACCGGGAGCATCATCCCGGCCATCGGCTATCCGGTGACGTTCGCGGTGTCGAACCTGCTGCTCACGCTCATCTGCTACCTCTTCGCGCTGATGGGCTGA
- a CDS encoding glutamate decarboxylase: protein MSLHGKDEVRDRINDDVYASPDLSIPMPKFRIPEGEHSPDHAYAVVHDELLLDGNSRQNLATFCQTWAEPQVHRLMDECLDKNMIDKDEYPQTAEIETRCVNMLADLWHAPEANDTIGTSTTGSSEAAMLGGLALKWRWRKRREAEGKPTDKPNLICGPVQICWHKFARYFDVELRQVPLAPGRTTLTPEEVLKRCDENTIGVVPTLGITFNLVYEPVKEIADALDDLQRRTGLDVPIHVDAASGGFIAPFIHPKVVWDFRIERVKSINASGHKFGLTPLGCGWAVWRDKSDLPEELVFRVDYLGGDMPTFALNFSRPGGQIVIQYYNFLRLGKEGYRRVHQACSDTANFMALAIEQIGLFDILYDGRGGVPGVCWTLKAGVNPGFTLYDLADRMRERGWQVPAYPMPADLQDLVVQRVLVRHGVSRDLATLLVHDLIGCIEHFRRHPVGTPMSQEEASGYHH from the coding sequence ATGTCCCTGCATGGAAAGGACGAAGTCCGCGACCGCATCAACGACGACGTCTACGCATCCCCCGACCTCTCCATCCCGATGCCCAAGTTCCGCATCCCCGAGGGCGAGCACAGCCCGGACCACGCCTACGCGGTGGTGCACGACGAGCTGCTGCTGGACGGCAACTCACGACAGAACCTGGCCACCTTCTGCCAGACCTGGGCCGAACCCCAGGTGCACCGGCTGATGGACGAGTGCCTGGACAAGAACATGATCGACAAGGACGAGTACCCGCAGACCGCGGAGATTGAGACGCGCTGCGTGAACATGCTCGCCGACCTCTGGCACGCGCCCGAGGCGAACGACACCATCGGCACCTCCACCACCGGCTCCAGCGAGGCGGCGATGCTGGGAGGCCTGGCGCTCAAGTGGCGCTGGCGCAAGCGCCGCGAGGCGGAAGGCAAGCCCACGGACAAGCCCAACCTCATCTGCGGCCCGGTGCAGATCTGCTGGCACAAGTTCGCCCGCTACTTCGACGTGGAGCTGCGCCAGGTGCCGCTCGCCCCCGGCCGCACGACGCTGACGCCCGAAGAGGTGCTCAAGCGCTGCGACGAGAACACCATCGGCGTGGTGCCCACGCTGGGCATCACCTTCAACCTCGTCTACGAGCCGGTGAAGGAGATCGCGGACGCGCTGGACGACCTCCAGCGCCGCACGGGGCTGGACGTCCCCATCCACGTCGACGCGGCGAGCGGCGGCTTCATCGCGCCCTTCATCCACCCGAAGGTGGTGTGGGACTTCCGCATTGAACGGGTGAAGTCCATCAACGCGTCCGGCCACAAGTTCGGGCTGACGCCGCTGGGCTGCGGCTGGGCGGTGTGGCGCGACAAGAGCGACCTGCCGGAGGAGCTGGTGTTCCGCGTGGACTACCTGGGCGGGGACATGCCGACGTTCGCGCTGAACTTCTCGCGGCCGGGCGGGCAGATCGTCATCCAGTACTACAACTTCCTCCGGCTCGGGAAGGAGGGCTACCGGCGCGTCCACCAGGCCTGTTCGGACACCGCGAACTTCATGGCGCTGGCCATCGAACAGATTGGCCTCTTCGACATCCTCTACGACGGCCGGGGCGGCGTGCCCGGCGTGTGCTGGACGCTGAAGGCCGGCGTGAACCCCGGCTTCACGCTCTATGACCTGGCGGACCGGATGCGCGAGCGCGGCTGGCAGGTGCCCGCCTATCCCATGCCCGCGGACCTCCAGGACCTGGTGGTGCAGCGCGTGCTGGTGCGCCACGGCGTCAGCCGGGACCTGGCCACGCTGCTGGTGCATGACCTCATCGGCTGCATCGAACACTTCCGCCGCCACCCGGTGGGCACGCCCATGTCGCAGGAAGAGGCCTCCGGCTACCACCACTGA